One genomic segment of Theobroma cacao cultivar B97-61/B2 chromosome 6, Criollo_cocoa_genome_V2, whole genome shotgun sequence includes these proteins:
- the LOC18596669 gene encoding CBL-interacting serine/threonine-protein kinase 12, whose protein sequence is MDCSSVATAKKDANGGQALLLGRYEVGKLLGHGTFAKVYHARNVKSGDSVAIKVIDKEKILKGGLIAHIKREIAILRRVRHPNIVQLFEVMATKSKIYFVMEYVRGGELFNKVAKGRLKEDAARKYFQQLISAVNFCHARGVYHRDLKPENLLLDDGGNLKVSDFGLSAVSDQIRQDGLFHTFCGTPAYVAPEVLARKGYDAAKVDIWSCGVILFVLMAGYLPFHDHNVMAMYKKIYKGEFRCPRWFSPELTRLLTKLLDTNPEKRITIPEIMENRWFKKGFKHIKFYIEDDKLCNVEEDDDDVGSCSDQSSLSESEAEFETRRKVTSLPRPASLNAFDLISFSPGFNLSGLFEEGEEGARFVSGAPVSKIISKLEEIAKVVSFTVRKKDCRVSLEGSREGVKGPLTIAAEIFELTPSLVVVEVKKKGGDRGEYEEFCNRELKPGLENLMLEESRSTAVAAADVSHLPSDSE, encoded by the coding sequence ATGGATTGCAGCTCCGTCGCCACCGCCAAGAAAGACGCAAACGGTGGCCAAGCTCTTCTCTTAGGACGCTACGAGGTCGGGAAACTCCTCGGACACGGCACTTTCGCTAAAGTTTACCATGCGCGCAACGTCAAATCCGGTGACAGTGTAGCCATCAAAGTGATCGACAAGGAAAAAATCCTTAAAGGTGGCTTAATCGCTCACATTAAGCGCGAGATCGCCATCCTACGCCGCGTTCGTCACCCGAACATCGTCCAACTCTTCGAAGTTATGGCCACCAAATCCAAAATCTACTTCGTCATGGAATACGTACGCGGTGGCGAACTCTTTAACAAAGTTGCCAAAGGCCGATTAAAAGAAGACGCCGCCAGAAAATACTTCCAGCAATTAATCTCAGCTGTCAATTTTTGTCACGCGCGCGGCGTTTACCATCGGGACTTGAAGCCCGAGAATCTACTGCTAGACGACGGAGGGAATTTAAAAGTCTCCGATTTCGGGTTGAGCGCGGTTTCGGATCAGATCCGGCAAGACGGTTTGTTTCATACGTTTTGCGGGACCCCTGCTTACGTGGCACCGGAAGTTTTGGCGAGGAAAGGATACGATGCGGCGAAAGTAGATATCTGGTCTTGCGGGgtaatattatttgttttaatgGCGGGGTATTTACCGTTTCACGATCACAACGTTATGGCTATGTACAAGAAGATTTACAAGGGTGAGTTCAGGTGTCCGAGATGGTTTTCACCTGAGTTAACTCGGCTACTTACGAAGCTTCTGGATACGAATCCGGAAAAGAGAATAACGATTCCGGAAATCATGGAGAACCGATGGTTTAAAAAGGGGTTTAAACATATTAAGTTTTACATTGAGGATGATAAATTATGCAATGTTGAGGAGGACGACGATGACGTGGGATCATGTTCGGACCAGTCATCATTGTCCGAATCAGAAGCTGAGTTCGAAACTAGGAGGAAAGTTACTTCACTACCGAGGCCGGCTAGTTTAAATGCGTTTGATCTTATTTCGTTTTCCCCGGGGTTTAATTTATCTGGATTGTTTGAGGAAGGAGAGGAAGGAGCGAGGTTTGTTTCCGGGGCGCCGGTTTCGAAAATTATATCCAAATTGGAGGAGATAGCGAAGGTGGTTAGTTTTACAGTGAGGAAAAAGGATTGTAGAGTTAGCTTGGAGGGTTCTCGAGAAGGGGTGAAAGGGCCATTGACAATTGCTGCTGAGATATTCGAGTTGACGCCTTCTTTGGTTGTTGTggaagtgaagaagaaaggaggGGACCGAGGAGAGTACGAGGAGTTTTGTAACAGGGAATTGAAACCTGGGTTAGAGAATTTGATGCTGGAGGAATCACGATCTACTGCTGTCGCTGCTGCCGATGTTTCACATTTACCTTCGGATTCGGAATAG
- the LOC18596670 gene encoding CBL-interacting serine/threonine-protein kinase 20, producing the protein MVLSINSLLPVEPSALICVAEGEIMEKKGVILMHRFELGRLLGQGTFAKVYHARNLTTGQSCAIKVIDKEKIMKGGLIDQIKREISVMRLVRHPNVVRLYEVMASKAKIYFVMEYVRGGELFNKVAKGKLKEDAARHYFQQLIAAVDYCHSRGVYHRDLKPENLLLDENGNLKVSDFGLSALKESRRQDGLLHTTCGTPAYVAPEVINKKGYDGAKADIWSCGVILYVLLAGFLPFHDQNLMEMYRKICRGEFRCPQWIPPEVRKLLSRILDPNPSPRITVAKLMENSWFKKGYKHIDSPPPSPHARRIDLLISDVHAVFDSSGRENSSQNEAAVPTSPVRPSFFNAFDIISLSQGFDLSGLFEKDLDQRNYSRFTTRKPATDIVSKFQQIAQTESFSIKNKDGKVKLQGSKEGRKGLLAIDAEIFEVTPSFYVVELNKTAGDTLEYKKFCNQELKPSLKDIVWTWQGNEQQQS; encoded by the coding sequence ATGGTTTTATCCATTAATTCATTGTTACCTGTAGAACCTTCAGCATTGATTTGTGTAGCAGAAGGAGAGATTATGGAGAAGAAAGGGGTAATATTGATGCACAGGTTTGAGCTTGGGCGGTTACTCGGGCAAGGGACATTCGCCAAGGTTTACCATGCCAGAAACCTGACAACAGGGCAAAGCTGCGCCATTAAGGTTATCGATAAAGAGAAGATAATGAAAGGGGGTTTAATAGATCAAATCAAGCGTGAAATCTCAGTTATGCGCCTTGTCAGGCATCCCAATGTTGTTCGGCTCTACGAGGTCATGGCTAGCAAGgccaaaatatattttgtcaTGGAATATGTTAGAGGTGGTGAGCTTTTCAACAAGGTTGCCAAAGGGAAGCTCAAGGAAGATGCCGCCCGACACTATTTCCAGCAATTGATTGCAGCTGTTGATTATTGCCATAGCAGGGGGGTTTATCATCGGGATTTGAAGCCAGAGAATCTCCTCCTTGATGAAAATGGGAATCTGAAGGTTTCGGATTTCGGCTTGAGTGCTTTGAAAGAATCAAGGAGACAAGATGGCCTTCTTCACACGACTTGTGGAACACCAGCCTATGTTGCACCAGAAGTCATCAACAAGAAAGGCTACGATGGAGCCAAGGCTGATATTTGGTCATGTGGGGTCATTCTTTACGTTCTGTTGGCaggttttcttccttttcatgATCAGAATCTCATGGAAATGTATAGAAAGATATGCAGAGGAGAATTCAGATGCCCACAATGGATTCCACCAGAAGTTCGGAAGCTTCTTTCAAGGATTCTTGACCCGAATCCAAGCCCAAGAATCACGGTGGCTAAGCTCATGGAGAACAGTTGGTTTAAGAAGGGGTATAAACATATCGATAGCCCACCACCATCCCCTCACGCTCGTCGCATAGACTTGTTAATTAGCGATGTTCATGCTGTCTTTGACTCTTCAGGTCGTGAAAACAGTTCTCAGAACGAAGCAGCAGTGCCAACAAGCCCTGTCAGGCCGAGTTTTTTCAATGCTTTTGATATTATCTCTCTTTCACAAGGTTTTGATTTATCAGGCTTGTTTGAGAAAGATTTGGATCAAAGAAATTATTCACGATTTACGACCAGAAAACCAGCCACAGATATCGTTtctaaatttcaacaaatagCTCAGACCGAGAGTTTTAGCATCAAGAATAAGGACGGAAAGGTAAAATTGCAGGGCAGCAAGGAAGGGAGAAAAGGACTGCTTGCTATAGATGCTGAGATTTTTGAAGTTACGCCTTCTTTTTATGTGGTAGAGTTGAACAAAACCGCCGGGGATACCTTGGAATATAAGAAGTTCTGTAACCAAGAATTGAAGCCTTCGCTGAAGGATATAGTGTGGACTTGGCAAGGAAATGAGCAGCAACAATCATAA
- the LOC18596671 gene encoding uncharacterized protein LOC18596671 → MASDNQRLQCCFQEWMTIQEQELSELLQALNLKENDVNSSENTYAKLAEKSINSFQEYIDKRNQLSRQDVSGLFAPSWNTALENSLLWIGGCRPSMYIRLTYALCGSQVEFQLLEILQGLARGDLGQISATQLGKINDLHMKTMKEEERLSNNLASLQENIADQPIAVIAKRLCRVGESSGEVDRALDEHESSMANILQEADKLRLSTLKELLGILTPVQGVDFLAASKKLHLCMHEWGKTRDHRHGRN, encoded by the coding sequence ATGGCTAGCGATAACCAACGTTTACAATGTTGTTTCCAGGAATGGATGACCATTCAAGAACAAGAGTTAAGCGAGCTCCTCCAAGCCCTCAAcctaaaagaaaatgatgtcAACTCATCCGAAAACACGTATGCCAAACTGGCTGAGAAGTCCATCAACAGTTTCCAAGAATACATTGACAAAAGAAACCAACTGTCTCGCCAGGATGTTTCAGGCCTTTTTGCACCCTCATGGAACACTGCCTTGGAGAACTCCTTGCTTTGGATTGGGGGTTGCAGACCCTCAATGTACATTCGACTCACTTACGCACTCTGTGGGTCACAAGTCGAGTTCCAGCTCCTTGAAATCCTCCAGGGCTTAGCCAGGGGAGACCTTGGCCAGATTTCAGCAACACAGCTGGGAAAGATAAACGATTTGCACATGAAGACTATGAAGGAAGAAGAGAGACTGTCGAATAACTTGGCGAGCTTGCAGGAGAACATAGCAGACCAGCCCATAGCCGTGATTGCAAAAAGGTTGTGCCGGGTCGGTGAATCAAGTGGGGAAGTAGATCGTGCACTGGACGAGCACGAGAGTTCTATGGCGAACATACTCCAGGAGGCTGATAAGCTGAGGCTAAGCACGCTAAAGGAATTACTTGGCATATTAACACCAGTGCAGGGAGTGGATTTTCTCGCGGCAAGTAAGAAGCTTCACCTTTGCATGCATGAGTGGGGAAAGACGAGAGATCATAGGCATGGTAGGAACTAA